A window of Streptomyces armeniacus contains these coding sequences:
- a CDS encoding response regulator, translating into MIRVVLADDQTLVRAGFRSILADEDDIDVVGEAADGVQAVRLARELRPDVVLMDIRMPERDGLEATREIVSDAKLEGVRVVILTTFDVDDYVYGALRAGASGFLVKDTEPMELLHGVRVAARGDALIAPAVTRRLIAEFAGRVKRPEPGPRLNALTDREREVMGLVGAGLSNDEIAQRLVLSPATAKTHVSRVMTKLDVRDRAQLVILAYESGMITPGWLG; encoded by the coding sequence GTGATCAGGGTCGTACTGGCCGACGACCAGACCCTCGTACGTGCGGGCTTCCGTTCCATCCTCGCCGACGAGGACGACATCGACGTCGTCGGCGAGGCGGCCGACGGCGTACAGGCCGTGCGGCTCGCGCGGGAACTGCGCCCCGACGTCGTCCTGATGGACATCCGCATGCCCGAGCGGGACGGCCTGGAGGCAACCCGCGAGATCGTCTCCGACGCGAAGCTGGAGGGCGTCCGCGTGGTCATCCTGACCACCTTCGACGTCGACGACTACGTGTACGGCGCGCTGCGCGCCGGCGCGTCCGGGTTCCTGGTGAAGGACACCGAGCCGATGGAGCTGCTGCACGGTGTACGGGTCGCGGCGCGCGGCGACGCGCTCATCGCGCCGGCGGTGACGCGGCGGCTCATCGCGGAGTTCGCGGGCCGCGTGAAGCGCCCGGAGCCGGGCCCCCGGCTGAACGCGCTGACCGACCGCGAGCGCGAGGTGATGGGCCTGGTCGGCGCGGGCCTCTCGAACGACGAGATCGCGCAGCGGCTGGTACTCAGCCCGGCGACGGCGAAGACGCACGTGAGCCGCGTGATGACGAAGCTCGACGTACGGGACCGGGCCCAACTGGTCATCCTCGCCTACGAGTCGGGCATGATCACGCCG
- a CDS encoding histidine kinase, with protein MPVTAKRILPGVAVPLLAAVVVWDVATRPGGSVLRTLLAWALTVVGCGALWWLRRYPVPVALTALVCNALYFPVAYRDVPLLLIAFVVSLFTVVAAGHLVAAVTLALVTTLGITLVELVSGPDERHVDDTSIFLLAGWFVGVIAVGHAHRTRQAYLREVEQRALAAEREKDVRARQSATEERLRIARELHDVLGHNISLINVQSAAALHRYAKGTATDMAPAMEAIRDSSREALRELRATLGVLRQVDEAAPTAPADVGLGQLGELADRACAAGLEVRTVVDVPEDAPPLPPQVGLAAYRIVQESLTNIVRHAEASAAVVTVRYEREVGVRVRVEDDGKGLPPGERPGGSGLSGMAERARALGGELTAENVPGTDGAADDPGTDDPGTGGADAGDPGTRGAVRGFRVEARLPVHPPTEDTEGTGETGETGETGETGETDGDRGGEAR; from the coding sequence ATGCCCGTGACTGCGAAGCGCATCCTTCCCGGCGTGGCCGTGCCGCTGCTCGCGGCCGTGGTCGTGTGGGACGTCGCGACCCGTCCGGGCGGGTCCGTGCTGCGTACGCTGCTGGCCTGGGCGCTGACCGTGGTGGGCTGCGGCGCGCTGTGGTGGCTGCGCAGGTACCCGGTGCCGGTCGCGCTGACCGCGCTCGTCTGCAACGCCCTGTACTTCCCCGTCGCCTACCGCGACGTGCCGCTGCTGCTGATCGCCTTCGTCGTCTCGCTGTTCACGGTCGTGGCGGCGGGCCATCTCGTCGCCGCCGTCACGCTGGCGCTGGTCACGACGCTGGGCATCACGCTGGTCGAGCTGGTGTCGGGCCCGGACGAGAGGCACGTCGACGACACGTCGATCTTCCTGCTGGCCGGGTGGTTCGTGGGCGTGATCGCGGTGGGGCACGCGCACCGTACGCGGCAGGCGTACCTCCGCGAGGTGGAGCAGCGCGCGCTGGCCGCCGAGCGCGAGAAGGACGTACGGGCGCGGCAGTCCGCGACGGAGGAGCGCCTGCGCATCGCCCGGGAACTGCACGATGTCCTGGGGCACAACATCTCCCTGATCAACGTGCAGTCCGCCGCCGCCCTGCATCGCTACGCGAAGGGCACGGCCACCGACATGGCGCCCGCGATGGAGGCGATCCGGGACAGCAGCCGCGAGGCGCTGCGCGAGCTGCGCGCCACCCTCGGCGTACTGCGGCAGGTGGACGAGGCGGCGCCGACGGCGCCGGCGGACGTGGGGCTGGGGCAGCTGGGGGAGTTGGCGGACCGCGCGTGCGCGGCGGGGCTGGAGGTGCGTACGGTCGTGGACGTACCGGAGGACGCGCCGCCGCTGCCGCCCCAGGTGGGCCTGGCGGCGTACCGGATCGTGCAGGAGTCGCTGACGAACATCGTGCGGCACGCGGAGGCGTCGGCCGCGGTGGTGACGGTGCGCTACGAGCGCGAGGTGGGAGTACGGGTGCGGGTCGAGGACGACGGCAAGGGGCTGCCCCCGGGCGAACGGCCCGGCGGCAGCGGCCTGAGCGGCATGGCCGAACGGGCACGGGCACTGGGCGGCGAGCTCACCGCGGAGAACGTGCCGGGGACGGACGGGGCCGCGGACGATCCGGGCACGGACGATCCGGGTACGGGTGGCGCGGACGCGGGCGATCCGGGTACGCGCGGGGCGGTGCGCGGCTTCCGCGTGGAGGCCCGCCTTCCGGTGCACCCGCCCACCGAGGACACCGAGGGCACCGGGGAAACCGGGGAAACCGGGGAAACCGGGGAAACCGGGGAAACCGACGGCGACCGCGGCGGCGAGGCCCGGTGA
- a CDS encoding ankyrin repeat domain-containing protein produces MTDAPLPESNEPAHDPEVLQLAAKIFDLARHGGTDTIAAYVDAGVPANLTNDKGDSLIMLASYHGHAAAVRSLLTRGADPNRPNDKGQTPLAGAVFKGEDAVIEALLDGGADPRAGQPSAIETAQMFGKTELVERFER; encoded by the coding sequence ATGACCGACGCACCGCTGCCCGAGAGCAACGAGCCCGCGCACGACCCCGAGGTGCTGCAGCTGGCCGCCAAGATCTTCGATCTCGCCCGGCATGGGGGCACGGACACCATCGCCGCCTACGTCGACGCGGGCGTCCCGGCCAACCTCACCAACGACAAGGGCGACTCCCTCATCATGCTCGCCTCCTACCACGGCCACGCCGCCGCAGTCCGCTCCCTCCTGACCCGCGGCGCCGACCCCAACCGCCCGAACGACAAGGGGCAGACGCCGCTGGCGGGCGCCGTCTTCAAGGGCGAGGACGCGGTGATCGAAGCCCTGCTCGACGGCGGCGCGGACCCACGGGCGGGCCAGCCGTCGGCGATCGAGACGGCGCAGATGTTCGGCAAGACGGAACTGGTGGAACGCTTCGAACGCTGA
- the hemC gene encoding hydroxymethylbilane synthase yields MSTPELIRIVSRASPMALAQVERVRAELARLHPGIRTEVVPVTTSGDRWMGSLSALGGKGAFTKEVDAALLAGEADLAVHCMKDVPADRPLPAGTMFAAYLKRDDIRDAVIHPGGLTLDELPAGSRIGTSSVRRIAQLAMSHPELECVPMRGNANRRMEKMEAGEADALLLAVSGLERIGREDRITEILPVETMCPPIGAGVLGLQCREDDEDTIGTVSALGDPAAWRETSAERMFLHVMQGHCNSPIAGYAKAERDGRLSLRARVFSPEGKVVLDAHEWAGPLDPPTLGTSVAVALLRQGARELIDSIPH; encoded by the coding sequence ATGTCCACCCCTGAGCTGATCCGTATCGTGTCCCGGGCTTCGCCGATGGCCCTGGCCCAGGTCGAGCGGGTACGCGCCGAGCTGGCGCGGCTGCACCCCGGCATCCGTACCGAAGTGGTGCCCGTGACCACCTCCGGCGACCGGTGGATGGGGTCGCTGTCCGCACTCGGCGGGAAGGGCGCGTTCACCAAGGAGGTGGACGCCGCGCTGCTCGCGGGCGAGGCGGACCTGGCGGTGCACTGCATGAAGGACGTGCCGGCCGACCGGCCGCTGCCCGCAGGCACCATGTTCGCCGCGTACCTCAAGCGCGACGACATCCGCGACGCGGTCATCCACCCCGGCGGGCTGACGCTGGACGAGCTGCCCGCGGGCAGCCGTATCGGCACCTCGTCGGTACGGCGGATCGCTCAGCTCGCCATGTCCCACCCGGAGTTGGAGTGCGTGCCGATGCGCGGCAACGCCAACCGGCGGATGGAGAAGATGGAGGCCGGCGAGGCCGACGCCCTGCTCCTCGCGGTGTCCGGGCTGGAGCGCATCGGCCGGGAGGACCGGATCACCGAGATCCTGCCCGTCGAGACGATGTGCCCGCCGATCGGCGCCGGAGTGCTCGGGCTCCAGTGCCGCGAGGACGACGAGGACACCATCGGCACCGTCTCCGCGCTCGGCGACCCGGCGGCCTGGCGCGAGACCTCCGCGGAACGGATGTTCCTCCACGTCATGCAGGGCCACTGCAACTCGCCCATCGCCGGCTACGCCAAGGCCGAACGCGACGGCCGGCTCTCACTGCGCGCCCGCGTCTTCAGCCCGGAGGGCAAGGTCGTCCTGGACGCGCACGAGTGGGCGGGGCCGCTGGACCCCCCGACGCTCGGCACGTCGGTGGCCGTCGCCCTGCTGCGCCAGGGCGCGCGCGAACTGATCGACTCGATCCCGCACTGA
- a CDS encoding DUF3817 domain-containing protein, translating into MTVSRRPDALLVAAHVEIVSLIVLLTNLATAHTPAVSSLAGPTHGCAYLFVVVAAVRAAGGVRTRAAALAVVPGIGGLLSRRHLGLVSSAPAADRTTG; encoded by the coding sequence GTGACCGTGTCCCGTCGCCCGGACGCGCTGCTCGTCGCCGCGCACGTCGAAATCGTCTCGCTGATCGTCCTGTTGACCAACCTCGCCACCGCGCACACGCCCGCCGTGTCCTCGCTCGCCGGCCCCACGCACGGCTGCGCCTACCTCTTCGTGGTCGTGGCGGCCGTACGAGCCGCGGGCGGCGTACGTACGCGGGCCGCGGCCCTCGCCGTCGTCCCCGGGATCGGCGGGCTGCTCAGCCGCCGCCACCTCGGCCTCGTGTCCTCGGCGCCCGCGGCCGACCGCACCACGGGCTGA
- a CDS encoding DUF2269 family protein, giving the protein MTKFLLAVHVLAAILAIGPVAVAASMFPAALRRAAPEAGPAAAADPQGVAVVRTLHRICRVYVVIGIVVPVFGFATASSLGVLGDAWLITSIVLTAVAAAVLVLCVLPGQEAALARLTGTDADAGADSDPDGDPGGADADTAAPPPTPTAIRTPTVSVSRTAARLGMYTGVFNLLWAIVTVLMIVRPGSTTGA; this is encoded by the coding sequence GTGACCAAGTTCCTCCTCGCCGTCCATGTACTGGCGGCCATCCTCGCGATCGGGCCGGTGGCCGTCGCGGCCAGCATGTTCCCCGCCGCGCTCCGCCGGGCGGCGCCCGAGGCCGGGCCCGCCGCGGCGGCCGACCCGCAGGGCGTGGCGGTGGTCCGTACGCTGCACCGCATCTGCCGGGTCTACGTCGTCATCGGGATCGTGGTCCCCGTCTTCGGGTTCGCGACGGCCAGCAGCCTCGGCGTGCTCGGCGACGCGTGGCTGATCACGTCGATCGTGCTGACGGCGGTCGCGGCCGCCGTGCTGGTGCTGTGCGTGCTGCCGGGGCAGGAGGCGGCCCTCGCGCGGCTGACCGGCACGGACGCGGACGCCGGTGCGGACTCGGACCCGGACGGGGACCCGGGCGGCGCGGACGCCGATACGGCCGCCCCGCCCCCTACGCCCACCGCGATCCGTACGCCCACCGTGTCCGTGTCCCGTACGGCCGCCCGGCTCGGCATGTACACCGGCGTGTTCAACCTGCTCTGGGCGATCGTCACCGTGCTGATGATCGTCCGCCCCGGCTCCACGACGGGAGCGTGA
- a CDS encoding GlxA family transcriptional regulator gives MHTVAVLALDGVVPFDMSTPIDTFGRARLPDGRDAYRVRVCAATEEVEADGGVFTLRAHWGLEALAEADTVVVPGTPDVSAGVPPEVADALRAAARAGTRIASICVGAFVLAQTGLLDGLRATTHWAATGELAHRYPEIKVDPDVLYVDNGRILTSAGAAAGLDLCLHMIRCDLGTAVAADTARICVMPLERDGGQAQFIVHEPPAPDGATLEPLLRWMTENSRQELTLADIAARAGMSTRTLNRRFREQTGTTPLQWLQHTRIRHAQHLLETTAHSVERIAAQTGFGSPTAFRDRFRRHVGTSPYAYRRAFRSTRRQPGPPATPVPAAPAPAGV, from the coding sequence ATGCACACCGTGGCCGTACTCGCCCTGGACGGGGTCGTACCGTTCGACATGTCGACGCCCATCGACACCTTCGGCCGCGCCCGGCTCCCCGACGGCCGCGACGCGTACCGCGTCCGCGTGTGCGCGGCCACCGAGGAGGTCGAGGCCGACGGCGGCGTGTTCACGCTGCGCGCGCACTGGGGGCTGGAGGCGCTGGCGGAGGCGGACACCGTCGTCGTGCCGGGCACGCCCGACGTGTCCGCGGGCGTGCCGCCCGAGGTGGCGGACGCGCTCCGGGCCGCGGCGCGGGCGGGCACGCGTATCGCGTCGATCTGCGTGGGCGCGTTCGTCCTCGCGCAGACCGGGCTGCTGGACGGGCTGCGCGCGACGACGCACTGGGCGGCCACCGGTGAACTCGCCCACCGGTACCCGGAGATCAAGGTCGATCCCGACGTCCTCTACGTCGACAACGGCCGGATCCTGACCTCCGCCGGCGCCGCCGCCGGGCTCGACCTGTGCCTGCACATGATCCGCTGCGATCTCGGTACGGCGGTCGCCGCCGACACCGCCCGCATCTGCGTGATGCCGCTGGAACGGGACGGCGGGCAGGCGCAGTTCATCGTGCACGAGCCGCCCGCGCCGGACGGCGCCACGCTGGAGCCGCTGCTGCGCTGGATGACGGAGAACTCCCGGCAGGAGCTGACCCTCGCCGACATCGCCGCCCGCGCCGGTATGAGCACCCGCACGCTGAACCGGCGCTTCCGCGAGCAGACCGGCACCACGCCGCTGCAGTGGCTCCAGCACACGCGGATACGGCACGCGCAGCACCTGCTGGAGACGACCGCGCACTCCGTCGAACGGATCGCCGCGCAGACGGGGTTCGGTTCGCCGACCGCGTTCCGCGACCGCTTCCGCCGGCACGTGGGCACGAGCCCGTACGCGTACCGGCGCGCCTTCCGCTCCACGCGGCGGCAGCCGGGCCCGCCCGCAACACCGGTCCCGGCGGCACCGGCACCCGCCGGGGTCTGA
- a CDS encoding alpha/beta fold hydrolase, translating to MYVSAYSAPGAMRAGFEVYRTFDQDAEDNRAALRRNGRLTVPVLAVGGAISTTGPLIEEMMREVAEDVTGLVVPGTGHWIPEEDPEAVVAAVRDFAGPP from the coding sequence GTGTACGTCTCGGCGTACTCCGCGCCGGGCGCGATGCGCGCCGGGTTCGAGGTGTACCGCACGTTCGACCAGGACGCGGAGGACAACCGCGCGGCACTGCGGCGCAACGGCAGGCTGACCGTGCCCGTGCTGGCCGTCGGCGGCGCGATCAGCACGACCGGGCCGCTCATCGAGGAGATGATGCGGGAGGTCGCGGAGGACGTCACCGGCCTGGTCGTGCCGGGCACGGGGCACTGGATCCCGGAGGAGGACCCGGAGGCGGTCGTGGCGGCCGTACGGGACTTCGCGGGGCCGCCGTAA
- a CDS encoding MerR family transcriptional regulator, with protein sequence MASTALLTIGAFARASRLSPKALRLYDELGLLPPARVDPATGYRLYAPAQLERARLVAWLRRIGMPLAEIRHVCGLPGPDAAREVRAFWSRVEADTAARRDLAAFLVDQLSGKEPEMSETRTPPPEIRYAALSDAGLVRDGNQDAAYAGSRLFAVADGYGGAGAPASAAAIEVLKRELETAGPGSGSSSGPGPGSHSGPDSGSGSGLGSVPAGDLLNVLEDAVARANAAVHNAARDALPAESGTTLTAMLWTGSQLALVHIGDSRAYVLRDGGLRQITHDHTVVQARVDEGRLSPEEAASHPQRSLLARSLAGGPEVDADVRLHDVRPGDRYLLCSDGLSAVVPGGDLRDVLAAAGEPDRAVRELVAAAHRFGGPDNVSCVVADVLPRTA encoded by the coding sequence ATGGCGAGTACGGCGCTGCTGACGATCGGGGCCTTCGCGCGGGCGTCCCGCCTGTCGCCGAAGGCCCTGCGGCTGTACGACGAGCTCGGCCTGCTGCCGCCCGCCCGCGTCGACCCCGCGACCGGCTACCGGCTCTACGCGCCCGCGCAGCTGGAGCGGGCCCGCCTGGTGGCGTGGCTGCGCAGGATCGGCATGCCGCTGGCGGAGATCCGGCACGTGTGCGGGCTGCCGGGGCCGGACGCGGCGCGCGAGGTGCGCGCGTTCTGGTCGCGGGTCGAGGCCGACACCGCCGCCCGGCGGGACCTCGCCGCGTTCCTCGTCGACCAGCTGTCCGGGAAGGAACCCGAGATGTCCGAGACTCGTACGCCGCCGCCGGAGATCCGCTACGCCGCACTGTCCGACGCCGGGCTGGTCCGCGACGGCAACCAGGACGCGGCGTACGCCGGTTCGCGGCTGTTCGCCGTGGCCGACGGCTACGGCGGCGCGGGCGCACCGGCCAGCGCGGCCGCCATCGAGGTGCTGAAACGGGAGCTGGAGACGGCCGGACCGGGTTCCGGTTCGAGCTCCGGACCCGGTCCCGGTTCCCATTCCGGTCCCGATTCCGGTTCCGGTTCCGGCCTCGGGAGCGTCCCGGCCGGCGACCTCCTCAACGTGCTGGAGGACGCCGTCGCCCGCGCCAACGCGGCGGTCCACAACGCGGCCCGGGACGCGCTGCCCGCCGAGTCCGGTACGACCCTGACCGCCATGCTGTGGACCGGCTCGCAGCTGGCACTCGTCCACATCGGGGACTCGCGCGCGTACGTCCTGCGTGACGGCGGGCTCCGGCAGATCACGCACGACCACACGGTGGTGCAGGCGCGCGTCGACGAGGGCCGGCTGAGCCCCGAGGAGGCGGCCTCGCACCCGCAGCGGTCGCTGCTGGCGCGGTCGTTGGCGGGCGGCCCGGAGGTGGACGCGGACGTGCGGCTGCACGACGTACGGCCCGGTGACCGCTACCTGCTCTGCTCCGACGGCCTGTCCGCCGTCGTACCGGGCGGTGACCTGCGCGACGTGCTCGCCGCGGCCGGCGAGCCCGACCGGGCCGTACGCGAACTGGTCGCCGCCGCGCACCGCTTCGGCGGTCCGGATAACGTCAGCTGTGTGGTGGCCGACGTGCTGCCGCGTACGGCGTAG
- a CDS encoding carboxymuconolactone decarboxylase family protein, with protein MQARTRNPAVVLPGITQPVLDLLKVARDGGVPGHTLELVHLRASQINGCGYCVDAGARSARKAGESEERLFAVAAWREAPYFTDAERAALALTEAATRLSDRADPVPDEVWDEAARHYDERGLAALTLMIGVTNLFNRFNVTTRQPAGAADW; from the coding sequence ATGCAGGCACGTACACGAAACCCCGCGGTGGTCCTCCCCGGCATCACACAGCCCGTACTCGACCTGCTCAAGGTCGCGCGGGACGGCGGCGTACCCGGGCACACGCTGGAGCTCGTCCACCTGCGCGCCAGCCAGATCAACGGCTGCGGGTACTGCGTGGACGCGGGAGCGCGCAGCGCCAGGAAGGCGGGCGAGAGCGAGGAGCGGCTGTTCGCGGTGGCGGCCTGGCGCGAGGCGCCGTACTTCACCGACGCCGAACGCGCCGCGCTGGCGCTCACCGAGGCCGCGACCCGGCTCAGCGACCGCGCGGACCCGGTGCCGGACGAGGTCTGGGACGAGGCCGCGCGGCACTACGACGAGCGGGGGCTGGCGGCGCTGACGCTGATGATCGGCGTGACGAACCTCTTCAACCGGTTCAACGTGACCACTCGGCAGCCCGCGGGGGCGGCCGACTGGTAA
- a CDS encoding deoxyxylulose-5-phosphate synthase has protein sequence MPHAKTSFVCLPCRASYKQPHPRIGVPRAGESAERRCPRCARAMVHVGSAFAPPKRRDTEAWRVLSVLLHAGVRFHKSCCDGPGYRPRTLGEVRERMAYARVTGEPFATALVRPELPERS, from the coding sequence ATGCCGCACGCGAAGACCTCGTTCGTCTGCCTGCCCTGCCGGGCCTCGTACAAGCAGCCGCACCCGCGGATCGGTGTGCCGCGCGCGGGCGAGTCCGCGGAGCGGCGGTGTCCGCGGTGTGCGCGTGCGATGGTCCATGTCGGTTCCGCTTTCGCGCCGCCGAAGCGCCGGGACACGGAGGCGTGGCGGGTGCTGTCGGTGCTGCTGCACGCGGGCGTCCGGTTCCACAAGAGCTGCTGCGACGGCCCGGGTTACCGCCCGCGCACCCTGGGCGAGGTGCGCGAACGGATGGCGTACGCCCGGGTCACCGGCGAGCCGTTCGCCACGGCACTCGTACGGCCGGAGTTGCCGGAGCGGTCCTGA
- a CDS encoding amidohydrolase family protein, protein MSRLVDVHTHFMPQRLLAKVWAYFDAAGPLVGRHWPITYRHEERQRLETLRGFGVRAFTSMLYPHKPGMARSLNDWAAEFAARTPDCLHTATFYAEPSALDDVRRALEQGARVFKCHLQVGAYDPNDPLLDGVWALLTEAGVPVVTHCGSGPVPGPFTGPGPVAALLARYPRLPLTVAHLGMPEYEEFLALAERYERVTLDTTMAFTAFVEEAAPFPRRALPRLADLGDRVLLGTDFPNIPYSYADALHALERTDLGTAWLRAVCHDNAARLFGL, encoded by the coding sequence CTGTCCCGACTCGTCGACGTCCACACCCACTTCATGCCGCAGCGCCTGCTCGCCAAGGTGTGGGCGTACTTCGACGCCGCCGGGCCGCTCGTCGGCCGTCACTGGCCGATCACGTACCGGCACGAGGAGCGGCAGCGGCTGGAGACGCTGCGCGGCTTCGGCGTACGGGCGTTCACGTCCATGCTCTATCCGCACAAGCCCGGCATGGCGCGTTCGCTGAACGACTGGGCCGCCGAGTTCGCCGCCCGCACCCCCGACTGCCTGCACACGGCGACGTTCTACGCGGAGCCGAGCGCGCTCGACGACGTACGGCGCGCGCTGGAGCAGGGCGCGCGGGTGTTCAAGTGCCACCTCCAGGTCGGCGCGTACGACCCCAACGACCCGCTGCTGGACGGCGTGTGGGCGCTGCTGACCGAGGCGGGCGTGCCCGTCGTGACGCACTGCGGGTCGGGGCCGGTGCCCGGGCCGTTCACGGGGCCCGGCCCGGTGGCGGCGCTGCTGGCGCGGTATCCGCGGCTGCCGCTGACGGTCGCGCACCTGGGGATGCCGGAGTACGAGGAGTTCCTGGCGCTGGCCGAACGGTACGAGCGGGTCACCCTGGACACCACCATGGCCTTCACGGCGTTCGTGGAGGAGGCCGCGCCGTTCCCGCGCCGTGCGCTGCCGCGGCTGGCGGACCTCGGGGACCGCGTGCTGCTGGGCACGGACTTCCCCAACATCCCGTACTCGTACGCCGACGCGCTCCACGCGCTGGAACGCACGGACCTGGGTACGGCGTGGCTGCGGGCCGTCTGCCACGACAACGCGGCGCGGCTGTTCGGCCTGTAG
- a CDS encoding class I SAM-dependent methyltransferase produces MTDTGNGRRTRESYDAVAEEYAARLGDELAAKPLDRALLAALLEQSVQGVQGVQGVQGAQEGAGDAAVRLVADLGCGPGHVADWLAGHGGVRAVGIDLSPEMVEVGRRSYPRVEFRVGDLRELPAADGEFAAAVAFYSVIHLEADGLRPAFDEMRRVLRPGGLLLLAFHAGTEVRHLDEWWGHGVDVDFRFLEPERVAETLTTAGFAVEAQLERASYPAEAETRRAYVLARRPE; encoded by the coding sequence ATGACGGACACCGGGAACGGGCGGCGGACGCGGGAGAGTTACGACGCGGTCGCCGAGGAGTACGCGGCACGCCTGGGCGACGAGCTCGCCGCGAAACCGCTGGACCGCGCGCTGCTCGCGGCGCTGCTCGAGCAGAGCGTGCAGGGCGTGCAGGGCGTGCAGGGCGTGCAGGGCGCGCAGGAAGGGGCGGGCGACGCGGCCGTGCGGCTCGTCGCCGACCTCGGGTGCGGACCCGGACATGTCGCGGACTGGCTCGCCGGCCACGGCGGTGTGCGGGCGGTCGGGATCGACCTCTCGCCGGAGATGGTTGAGGTCGGCCGCCGCAGCTACCCGCGCGTCGAGTTCCGCGTCGGCGACCTGCGGGAACTCCCGGCGGCGGACGGCGAGTTCGCCGCGGCCGTCGCGTTCTACTCCGTCATCCACCTCGAAGCGGACGGGCTGCGCCCGGCGTTCGACGAGATGCGCAGGGTGCTGCGGCCCGGCGGACTGCTGCTGCTGGCGTTCCACGCCGGGACCGAGGTGCGGCACCTCGACGAGTGGTGGGGGCACGGTGTGGACGTCGACTTCCGGTTCCTCGAACCGGAGCGTGTCGCCGAGACGCTGACGACCGCGGGCTTCGCCGTCGAGGCGCAGCTGGAACGCGCGAGCTACCCGGCGGAGGCCGAGACCCGCAGGGCGTACGTACTGGCGCGGCGCCCGGAGTAG
- a CDS encoding YdeI/OmpD-associated family protein, which yields MGELDELDGVEVIAFPDAAAFESWLAEHHTRHEGVWIRMAKKKSGIPSVTEDELVDTGLCYGWISGQRRAFDERYYLQKYVPRRPGSLWSQVNVDKVAELTAAGRMREPGLAEVRKAQEDGRWERAYASQKTAVTPPDLAAALEADPAAREAYEALDKTGRYQLILPLLQARTPEGRQARLERALRALAERG from the coding sequence ATGGGCGAGCTGGATGAGCTGGACGGGGTCGAGGTCATCGCCTTCCCGGACGCCGCGGCGTTCGAGAGCTGGCTGGCCGAGCACCACACGCGCCACGAGGGCGTGTGGATCAGGATGGCCAAGAAGAAGTCCGGCATCCCATCGGTCACCGAGGACGAGCTCGTCGACACCGGCCTGTGCTACGGCTGGATCTCCGGCCAGCGGCGCGCCTTCGACGAGCGGTACTACCTCCAGAAGTACGTCCCCCGCCGCCCCGGCAGCCTGTGGTCCCAGGTGAACGTCGACAAGGTCGCCGAGCTCACCGCCGCCGGGCGCATGCGCGAGCCGGGGCTGGCCGAGGTGCGCAAGGCGCAGGAGGACGGGCGCTGGGAGCGGGCGTACGCGTCGCAGAAGACGGCGGTGACGCCACCCGACCTCGCCGCGGCGCTCGAGGCGGACCCCGCGGCCAGGGAGGCGTACGAGGCGCTGGACAAGACCGGCCGGTACCAGTTGATCCTGCCGCTGCTCCAGGCCCGTACGCCGGAGGGCAGGCAGGCCCGTCTTGAACGGGCCCTGCGCGCGCTGGCGGAGCGCGGGTGA